The Cumulibacter manganitolerans genome window below encodes:
- a CDS encoding TetR/AcrR family transcriptional regulator, translated as MAIPAVGATSDQTRGGGARAAAMRASLLDAAREVFVGVGYIDASVTSIVERASASVGSLYHHFGGKPDVFIALYQEYEARCSHAAALAVATAREAGESDPVSLFVRGARGYLEQTRADADLTALFLGGDGPPGFNALRRRAAAEWVRQNGRLIRADERRNGEALVRVLTTVTGSAGREVAAAESDEHAAELVDDFCALIGRVAAE; from the coding sequence GTGGCTATCCCCGCAGTCGGCGCGACGTCCGACCAGACCCGCGGCGGCGGCGCCCGAGCCGCCGCGATGCGCGCATCGCTGCTCGACGCCGCCCGCGAGGTGTTCGTGGGGGTCGGCTACATCGACGCCTCGGTGACGTCGATCGTCGAGCGGGCCAGCGCGTCGGTGGGCAGCCTCTACCACCACTTCGGCGGCAAGCCCGACGTCTTCATCGCGCTCTACCAGGAGTACGAGGCGCGCTGCTCGCACGCCGCGGCGCTCGCCGTGGCGACCGCCCGGGAGGCCGGCGAGTCGGACCCGGTCTCCCTCTTCGTCCGCGGCGCCCGCGGCTACCTGGAGCAGACCCGGGCGGACGCCGATCTCACGGCACTGTTCCTGGGCGGCGACGGTCCGCCCGGATTCAACGCGCTCCGCCGGCGGGCGGCCGCGGAGTGGGTGCGCCAGAACGGCCGGCTGATCCGCGCCGACGAGCGCCGCAACGGCGAGGCGCTGGTGCGGGTGCTCACGACGGTGACGGGCTCGGCCGGCCGCGAGGTTGCCGCGGCGGAGAGTGACGAGCACGCCGCCGAGCTGGTCGACGATTTCTGCGCGCTGATCGGCCGCGTGGCCGCCGAGTAG
- a CDS encoding class I SAM-dependent methyltransferase translates to MTAPRSRFDITRPAGERLEAYVAKFTAKYEAGADVAGEARFIDALADRGSAILDGGCGTGRTGAALTQAGHRVLGVDRSPRLVEVARQYFPHARYAVRDLLEVSSVDLVDAGLPPRADVIVLAGNVMPCLAGGTERQVLENLRSLLAVGGRLVLGFRTDREYTVADLHRHQKELGLRELHRFSDWQLGSWREDAAWIVSVMTYEGTE, encoded by the coding sequence ATGACCGCGCCCCGGAGCCGCTTCGACATCACCCGCCCGGCGGGCGAGCGGCTGGAGGCGTACGTCGCGAAGTTCACCGCGAAGTACGAGGCAGGAGCGGACGTCGCCGGAGAGGCCCGGTTCATCGACGCCCTCGCCGACCGCGGGAGTGCGATTCTGGACGGCGGGTGCGGCACCGGCCGGACGGGCGCGGCCCTCACGCAGGCGGGCCACCGGGTGCTGGGTGTCGACCGCAGCCCCCGGCTCGTCGAGGTCGCCCGGCAGTACTTCCCGCACGCGCGGTACGCGGTACGCGACCTGCTCGAGGTGTCGTCCGTCGACCTGGTGGACGCCGGCCTCCCGCCGCGGGCCGACGTCATCGTGCTCGCGGGCAACGTGATGCCCTGTCTGGCCGGCGGTACCGAGCGGCAGGTGCTGGAGAACCTCCGGTCGCTGCTGGCAGTCGGGGGCCGGCTGGTGCTGGGCTTCCGCACCGACCGGGAGTACACCGTCGCGGACCTCCACCGGCACCAGAAGGAGCTGGGCCTGCGCGAGCTGCACCGCTTCAGCGACTGGCAGCTGGGCAGCTGGCGGGAGGACGCGGCGTGGATAGTCAGCGTGATGACCTACGAAGGAACGGAATGA